The genome window AAAATAACCTCAGTGTCACTGGGCAATTTAGTTTCTGCAGCTCGAGCATGAAACATAAAACACTCTGTTGGTGGTCCACTGCAAGAATAAATCATGGGAGAAAGAAAGTCATGTAGTGAATTGAAATAACTTCTATATCAATAGGAAAAAAAAGATTCAGAGTCCCAATATATTAAACTAAGAGAAGGAATAAATAAGAAGTTCTATAAAACAATCAACAACTTGGTCATAAGTGATGTTTAGACCAGTATGAGGACTTCTATGATGAAAATTACGTAAAAGCTGTCAACAGGTTTGAAAACTAAGGTTTCATATTTATTTGACAAGCAATTCCTCTTTTCCATCTAGGTAATTGTTGAATGTTATAAACTTGATCTACTTGTTGAGCTTTGCAGATGAACATAGATTCAAATTGCCTAAGGATTTATCTTCCGTGTAACTGAAAATTGAAACATGATCAGTTGAAAGATGATTATTGTGGAAATCAATAATCCAATAATCAATTCAATTTGAACAGTACAGCTTGCTCAATGAAAGAATCCAAGAGTAATAGCTCCAGGAATTCATACAAGAGAATGGTCACTGCAGCTACTCCTAGCCAGGTAACAAATTCCTAACAGTTACTGAAATCTAAGTCCTATCGTAATATGagaaagagagagcgagagagagagagagagttggtgtGCTTGTATGAACAATTCTTGTTTTCTTAATCTCTAAGTTATGTATAATCCTTTGATAATCTAAATATTTGATGGAATCATTTCCAGCCAGCACAAATTCATTTTTCCTAAAAGCAGAAGTACCTTTGGCACACTTCCTATACTAAACACTTTAAGTTTCAGATACCATCATTTAgttctttttaagaaaaatacccaGTTTGTGTTTTAACTTGTTTCCATTAGGTACTTGTTTTTGTTGTTATTAAATAGCAGTTCTTACATGCTTCTTGAAGCTTTTGTATCACGTGCAAACATTTTGTATGACAGTGTCTTCCCTTCTAACTCTCTTAGGAGTTGATCCACCTTGCTTACACTAAAGCTTCTTCGTTTCAGTCCAACAATATCTGGGCTATCATCTTCATTCACATGGGAAAAAGTTTGTTGCTGCTCTTTCTCATCACCCTCCGGCAGTCTATTAATCTGGTCATCCTCCTCTCCATCAGAAGTCCTTGTCCAGTCACTTTCAGAACTACTTATGATTGATTCTTCATTATCATTAAGGGGAAGAATGTAAAAGTATCGCCTCCATTTGGCTGCAAAATTGGGATGAAATACACGtccaacctgcaataattctttcCCATCAGGAGCTTGAAAAAGGTGACTGTTATAAACCAAATAAAGGTGGTAATGAACCTCAAGTTGAGGAAGTCAAAAAACAATTATAATGTGATAAAAGTATACATTTAAGAACCAACAAAAATTTGATAGCATGAAACATTTACAGATTCTACTTGAGCtggacaacaaaacaaaaacaatgaGACTTGTCAACAATAAGGGAAAAATTGAGAAGCAGGATAATAACAAAAAGTGTTTGGAACTCCCAACAAAAAGAAGGGTCTTTGTTCCCCAAAGAACCTATTCAAAGAAGAGATTCTGTTATATCTTTAATAATGCATTGCCACCAAAAGTCCAATTGTTTCTCTTAGTCACTACTGATTGAAATTACAAATCCGATCATTAAGGTGCCCTACAATATAGAAAACATTGTGGCTTTGCTAGTTGAGAACCAAATAATGTGGGGCATGTAACTGAACCAGGTAATAATTAGTCCAGGCAGATAAAAGAAAGAAACAGGATCACAAGGGCAGGccaaaaagataaattttcataCTGTATGTGACATTTGCTAGTTGAGCACCAAAAACAAATTAGCTGTAATTTTCTAGATCCTCGTCCTATAATGAAATTTATGCTGCAGGAAAACTGCATTTCAGTGAGCTATCTTTAAGTTTATAAAGTTTAAAGATTTCCATTGCTGTCAGAAGAGAGATACTGGATACAAGTATAAGGGATCAACATCTCAGTGTCCCAGCAGGGAAACCTGTAGTATCCAAGGACCATCTACATCAACCTAAAACACCAccataataaaagaaagaaacataGCATATCTTTCCCTCTGTTAACCATTATATAAAGCAGTCTCACTTCTTTATCATATCTAGAACAGTCataaagagagaaaaatataattaattgcaCAGGCGGATTTTTTGGTAAAAAATGTGTGGGAGCTCAACCAGATAAATTGGACACAATGTAGCCTATTAAGGAAATATTTTGTTCAACAAAAGCCTCAAAACCAccaacaaagagattaaaagaagtTCACAAAACCAAGGTTCCATGAGATTTTCTACATACCTAAAAAGTCACCAGTTGATAAAGTCTCGATTAGCAAACAGCTAAAGACAGTAAAATAAGCTTGTACTACTAGGTCAGCAGTTGCAATATTGAAGGATATAATAGACAAAGAAATTTCAACTACATAGTTGCAATTCGTTAACTTCATTAAATGGTCCCCTGCCTAGTCCAATTAATGTCCTTTATATCAAAGacccttagaaagagaatgcacttTAGTAGAAACCTACCTCAGCCACATGCAAAGCTCTGAGCTTCCCCGGAACTGCTTCATTGATGGTGTCCTTTATGTCTTCACATTTAACATCCTTCCTCCAGGTATCTAGTAATTCGGAAAAGATATAATCAGGTGAAACCAGAAGAGTAAGTATATAAATGCTTCTGCGTCATCTAATAGAaatgaacaaaatttcttatgGCAAAGAACATGATCTTATTTATGGAAATTACAAGGTCATTATTAAAAGAGGATATAGATACAGCACCAAGATTGCGCTACCagtcataattaaaataaaaaaagatgtcttggtATTCATTGCAAATAAAGGTACATGCCAAATTCATGAATGTATCTGGGAACACATTTTACTACATGTATGAACTAAAATATGTACTGTTAGTGCTCACTACTTAATTGTTGTAACTAGAAATACACCCTCCAGTAATTATCAGGTACTAATTTCAGTAATGAAAATATACAAGAGGGAGAAACAAGCTGCAGTGCACACAGGAAGGAACAATTTACATTTAGGAATCAATTGCATAGCATGCAATTACTTCTTCATATTTTAGCATTTTAAGGACAAGAAAGCTGATCAGAAGTAAAGCAAATGATGCAACAAAATTATCATATAGCATGCCTTCAAGAGTTATTATTTGCACCAGTAAaaggataaaataaaaattaagagtTATGGATACCAATATCTAGATCAGCTTAAGAAAATGAATGGTCAATAATTTTCATGACAAGTGGAATTTTACTTCAAACTAATCGATAAAATGTCCAAGTCATAGTGTATATCTGATTCATAAAGTATGTTAGTATCTAACCAATTGACAAAATCATGTACGTCTAAATCAAATGAAGGATATCAAAAGATACAGATTTTCAGGAGAAAATCTTTTATGCAAATGCATGAAAACACTAAATGTCATTTTTATGTTTCCAACCAATACAGAATTCCTATAAATAACATTAGTAACATAGTAAAGGTATACATGTTTACATGTGGTATCCAGTATGGTAAGATTTATGTTTAACTAAGAACTGGATAATAGCACATTCTTATGTTAAAGGTCTGCACAAAAACGCTCCAACCCATTTATCCATATACAAGTAGAACATTTTGCATATGCAGAAGCTAAAATATATATCATTCGCCAAATAAGAAATTGTCCAATGCAGTTGGCTTTCAATCACAGGTGAACACAGGTCTGCTATAATAATTTACAGTTTGGTGCTAGCTTGCTTTTCAACAAAGAATCAAGAATGAAACCAGAAAAATCATACTTTCATTAGAAATTTGATATAGAAATCTGATCTCATCAAAAGCGACAAGGATAATAATTAATAGATTTCAAATCACAGCAATAAGGATAGTAACTAATAGATTTCATATCAGATAGAGTCTTATCAACAATCAATTTAATAACACAAACAAAGGAAAAGGATCGGCAATACTTAGTTCAGCTGGGATCCTGAAAAGTAATTAGATTTATCTGGATGTATGCAAGACTTGCATTGCATCAATCCACTTCCACTTTTTAGATCTCATCAACTACATTATTGTTTTCTAAATTCTTGGGTGGCCAAGAAAAACCAATAAACAGAGGACGTACTCTCAAAAGTAAGCTCCTCAATATCCAATTGCCAATACATGGATTCGCAGTGTTTCTGTCAACCCTTCAATACTCTTATTAACACCCTTTTCTTTCAATTTTTTGGTGGATTGCCAAAAAAATAATGAGAACTGAATCTTTAAATCTCTTGCACTCTATTTTGATCTTACCtctatttcttttctttgaaCAGGACAAGTCAGATGTACGACCAAAATGCAAGACTGCCCATACATATGGTGgtttagcttgaatattctacctGTGTGTCTAGGATTCTTTTAGatgcttaaaaaaataataaaagccaGTTAATTTCATTATAACAGTTTGTTGCTCCTTCTAACGGATTGAAGCAATCTCAGACTATAAATTGGATGTTCTTGAAAGATAACTAGCTGCTAAACTACTGATATTAAACCATTACCGATTTACCAGAAGAAATGTCAACCAATAAAGGGAGATTACTGACAGCGTTAATAGACAAATTAAAGCTTTTCCACATTGACCTATCATAAGAAAAGGGAGAAAACCTATATTGATCTCCAAATGCACTTACTCAATTGGAGGCCCTAATCTTCAGATTAAACACATTCAATTAAACTTGACTTTCTTAGTCTCAAACTAGGCTGACTATAGGCTTCAATATGCTGGTCTTTAACATTCGCAGACTGCAACAGTTCTTTTTCAATATGATCTACTGGATCTGGACCAATTTCCTAATTGGTAGGTTAAGTAAGAACCAGCAAGGAATAAGTGATCCATTAGGCAGAGTATACAGTAATCTTTGAATTTTTAAAACGAAACATTTAGGATGCCAAATTTGAATAACTTATATAAAATGCTTCATGATGTAGAAAGTTGAACAACCTAAGGACTGGGATGTTATCCTCACGAGTGGAAACCAGAAAGAATTGTCAGTAAACGACTGGAAAACCAAaaaaatatcaaacaaaaaaaagtaGCAAAGATATGTAAATTGTAATACTACagtatgacaaaaaaaaatagaatctttgaactaacaaaatgaacaAACTTGCTGCAGAGCAGTCACCCCCTTGTCAGTGCGTCCAGCAACAACAGCACAGCCTTCAACAGGCATggacttctcttttagttgcttagcTTTATTCTCATCAACAAATCTTCCAAGAAAATGTTCGACTATTCTGTAAAGAAGAAGGGGAATATAAACAATAAACAAGATGAAAATACTATGACCTGTATGGTGATTGTCTTTCCTGAATCAAAGAGTCAGTACGAGCTGACAATTAAGCCTCATTCCTATAACGTGACCACAGCTTACCCTTGAACAGTGTGCAAACCAGGCTGCTTTTGCCACCCATCGAAAGTTCCACCATGATATGACAAAACAATCTTAAATGTTAATCTTTTCCACCTTCCTGTCCGATGCTTACTGGGTTCAGTTGATGTCTCTGTTTCCTCACAGCCACAAGGCGTCTCCATAGTAACACCTGCACTATGGTCCTATCGAGAAAGGTCAGATACGAACATTTATTATGTGGCACAAACAAACTAATGTTTTTGAGGATAAAAGCATAGTGACACGACTGTGCTAGGACATGTTTTCTTTGATTTAAAAAGAATGGAAAATTTGGTAAAATTAGTATGAAAAGACAAGCAAGAGATGGCATATTAAGTAATACCAAATTAGCTGCTTTGCATTGTTAAAAACATACCTCTTAGAAAAGAATAGGAAGAACAACGTGCTAAAGTGATTCATTTTGTTAGTACAAAACTAAAATAAAGGTGAAAAGAAAAGGCAAATGGTTACCTCGGCAAGGAACAACTTGAGTTCATTTCTGGCTAACAAATATCAGTTATGTATATCTTGTCATCCGTGCTCAACTTTAAGTTAAACCAAGTCAAGGTCAAGCCTTCTATAGTTGTGCCTCAATCGATCTGATGTCTTGCGCATCAAGTATATATGGTTTGTTAGATCAATTTGGGTTTTGTTTGAAGTTCTATTGCATCACTTCAAAATTGGTAATACCCCAAACTTAGTCATTTGCACAGAGAACCCGACACACTAACACCTAAATAGATAACGAAATCAAAAGGCCAACTACACGATGGCACTATGCTGACCATATCGTCAAATCTAATATGAAGTTCATAAAGCATAATCAGAATAGGAAAAACGTGGAAGTTTCCGAAAGCTCTAGCTTTGAAACTAATTTGGCAGCGGGGAATTTcacattaaaaaataatgaatagAAAAGACTTCGCCTTCGTTTTTCCTCCTTATCAGTTCAAGCTCCAACATATTCCAATAAAACCTTGAAATAAACTACACCAAGAATAACTCTTACCTCGGAGGGAAACAAGCTACGCAACGAGGAAGGCCCATTCCCGCTGCAAACCAAATCCGCATAGAAATCCACCACTTTCTGCCACGGCCGTGCGTACAGATATTGGAAACTCTCCCTGATTCCAAGGCGAAACacccaaaaagaagaaacaaaaacccTCAGAATCTAGAATCTAAGATTTCTCATCACGAATGGAGCCACAACACAAAGAGAGATCGGAGAATGATCCATCCGTACCTGGTGGTCCATCTGGAGACGCGACAAGCGTCGGTGTGGTTGTAGTGGAAGTAAACCTTGGCGCCCTTCTCCATCGGTGCCGCGACTCGACTCAATACCAGAGATGTCGGGATCTTGGCGATTCTGAGATCATATAACCCCTTAGATGTTTGGGTTTCTATGGGCCTTCCCATGGATTTGGGCTTTAATACGACTAATGCTCCCATTGATGACTCCACGAATAAATTAGGGCCCTTTTTTATGCATATATTTGGCTTCTTTAGTTTCTTGttttataaaaacaaaattatatctgataaattaaatattttttatttcttgttttatatttggctttctttgtttttttttaaataatcaatTTTATACATTTCCAagggagaagagaaaaaaaaaaatcaagattccaTCAAGATCTTTACCAATTAGCTAGTTGATATCTTCAATAACATCAACACCATCGAATTCCTGTATCTTAGTGATGATTGTTGCAATTCCATGTCAGAATATATCTGAGATTCACAAAAACAGCCTACTTCAAATAGTTGGAGGTCATAAATTTCCATAAAAAATTTCATATATGTCTGATCTCATGTTATATTCCTAGATTTAAATGACAGATTCTAgaggaaaggaaaaaagaagaaatacaATTTATACGTCGTCTGCTCAATAGGCAGGTGGCCTTGGAATTCTGTCATGATCGATTGATCTTCTACTTGGCTCATGTCTCTCAGACTCAGGTGAAGGACTGTACTGACTGAACTCCACCGGCGGTGGCTCACTGTTGCTTCTGCCATTTCCAAGCTTCTTTCTTCCCTTGGCATGCACATTTGATCCATTCTCTCCATTCTCGCTGGAGTTCTTTTCTAAATGGTCACTCGCAATCTCTTTTGGAGCCTCATAGAGAGTCACAGCAGCTTCACTGCTCTGAAACAGGATGCCTTCCCAGTTCTCAGGCAGGTCTTGAAGGCTCTCAAGCGACTCGAGTACTTGGTTCATTGTTGGCCTCCCTTTCGGGTTCTGGCTCAGGCATCGATATGCTAAACTAGCCACATCTGTTGCAACTCTGTTAGAATATTGCCCTTCCATTCTTGGATCCAAGATCTTTAGCAACTTCCGACCATTGATCAGGAGTGGTCGAGCCCACTCAACGAGGTTCTGGTGTCTGCTGGGCCTGCTCTTGTCCATTGCCCTTCTCCCTAAAAGCATCTCCAGCAATACAACTCCAAATCCGTAAACATCACTCCTTGCAGTTAAATGGCCTGGAATAAATGAAAGAAGTTATTAATTTAAGCTATACGCCCTAAAATAGAGGTAAAGTTGCTCAGAAACATGGGTTTTCTTTAGAGAAAAGGAATAGAGAACCAGAAAGAGTCACCTACTGCAAGGCATCTAGAGAAATATACAAAACGACATGTAACCGCTACACATTTGAGACACTCGATAGAAAGTGGCTAGTAGCGCTTAATTATCTGCACTCCCTTTTGCATAAAGTTGGGATTGTGGTTTGAGAAGCTCACCAGTCATTATATACTCGGGAGCCGCATATCCATATGTACCAACGACCCGAGTGGAAACGTGAGTTTGGTCACCTGTAGGCCCCTCTTTTGCAAGGCCAAAGTCTGAGAGCTTTGCATTGTAATCCTGCAAAGTGAATCCAAGAATTAGACAATTGATGAGAAACAACTATGTTTTCATGATTTCTATATTTTCAGGTTATGAAAAACATATAAATGACCTTTCACAGTATGGGCATGCTTCAAAAGGGTATCCTTAATATTATTATACGATGGAGTTCCTTATTTACTTGTTTTCATTGATTCAGTAACCACTTTTGTTGCTCACATACTGGACATTtgcaattttctttttcaaataataAGTATGCATATTTTTTTGAATGGAACAGACTCAttatttagaaattgatgagttCACACTGAATGAAATCTTTTTTATGTAAGTAATTGTGCTCTTAACCATATAACAGATTTATCTAATTTTGCCAATGTTATGGCCATAAAATTTATGGACTACAAATATATATAGGAACTTAATAATCTGTAACCGAGTTGTGTTTGCTaaatataataatgataatgCAGATAGCTCTAGGGAATTTAAATATCCAGTCCAATGGTGCAGGAAGAGATACAAACTTCATCCAGTAAGATATTTGATGTCTTGAAGTCACGATAAATGATTGATCTTTCAGCTGCATGAAGAAAGGCTAGTCCTTTTGCAGCACCAAGGGCAATTTTCATTCGAGTAGACCATGGCATTGTAAGACAAACCCCTGTCAAGAAGGTAGAAATATTTCAGACACACACAATGAATATAGAAAGTTACCAAGTTGCAAAGTTGTTTTTAGTGTATTGTCTTATACTTAATCATTGTATATTTTAGAAACTTATGTTTATTATATGGGAAATTAGATAGGGGCAATTGTGCTCATAAGCAAAAGGCAACAACTCATCATGTACAATTCCCAATACTTGCTAATTGTGCCCCTAGCTTACTACTTACCCACCGGTTTACTTGTCACTTAGTAACTAGGAAGGATAAAggattaattattattaattgtTAGCCACATATGAGGATAACAAGAtagatttatgttattattaaaaaatataagaaaaaaattatttgaatatatGAAAAAACTTGAGGATAGATGAGATCTTTTTCATAATTCTTTCATACATAAAGATATCTAGATGTATAAGTAGGTTATTCCAGATTAGTGGTTCCAGGGGAAAGAGTCCATAAACAATTATAAACTACTAACATTGCTCTTAACAGAGCCCAGTGGCAGGAAGGAATGATATGATGAAGATAGTTAGTAGTTACAATTAATTGCTCTTGTTATACAAAGGCATAATAAACAAATCCATGCATATATACAAAAGGTACATATATCCCAGCAATATCTAGTTTCTAGAAATAAAGTCTTCCTTCTTCATAatagattaaaaaattatttatctgTTGTCAAAAACGAAAAATGAAGTTATAATGGA of Musa acuminata AAA Group cultivar baxijiao chromosome BXJ2-3, Cavendish_Baxijiao_AAA, whole genome shotgun sequence contains these proteins:
- the LOC103978632 gene encoding uncharacterized protein LOC103978632 isoform X1; its protein translation is MEKGAKVYFHYNHTDACRVSRWTTRESFQYLYARPWQKVVDFYADLVCSGNGPSSLRSLFPSEDHSAGVTMETPCGCEETETSTEPSKHRTGRWKRLTFKIVLSYHGGTFDGWQKQPGLHTVQGIVEHFLGRFVDENKAKQLKEKSMPVEGCAVVAGRTDKGVTALQQVCSFYTWRKDVKCEDIKDTINEAVPGKLRALHVAEVGRVFHPNFAAKWRRYFYILPLNDNEESIISSSESDWTRTSDGEEDDQINRLPEGDEKEQQQTFSHVNEDDSPDIVGLKRRSFSVSKVDQLLRELEGKTLSYKMFARDTKASRSIGPPTECFMFHARAAETKLPSDTEDYAYLQRVMCVELVANRFLRKMVRVLVATAIREAAAGADDDALIKLMDATCRRATAPPAPPDGLCLVNVGYEEFKQEFCFIR
- the LOC103978632 gene encoding uncharacterized protein LOC103978632 isoform X2, which encodes METPCGCEETETSTEPSKHRTGRWKRLTFKIVLSYHGGTFDGWQKQPGLHTVQGIVEHFLGRFVDENKAKQLKEKSMPVEGCAVVAGRTDKGVTALQQVCSFYTWRKDVKCEDIKDTINEAVPGKLRALHVAEVGRVFHPNFAAKWRRYFYILPLNDNEESIISSSESDWTRTSDGEEDDQINRLPEGDEKEQQQTFSHVNEDDSPDIVGLKRRSFSVSKVDQLLRELEGKTLSYKMFARDTKASRSIGPPTECFMFHARAAETKLPSDTEDYAYLQRVMCVELVANRFLRKMVRVLVATAIREAAAGADDDALIKLMDATCRRATAPPAPPDGLCLVNVGYEEFKQEFCFIR
- the LOC135608358 gene encoding probable serine/threonine-protein kinase PBL17, whose translation is MGACMSLEEQIEIGKATASLYPDENNDTSQNNVISALAPPKDVDDLRLISGYGNVNIFTYSELRAATKNFRPDQVLGEGGFGVVYKGVIDESVRPGSETIQVAVKELKSDGLQGDKEWLAEVNYLGQLSHPNLVKLIGYCCEGDHRLLVYEYMASGSLDKHLFRRVCLTMPWSTRMKIALGAAKGLAFLHAAERSIIYRDFKTSNILLDEDYNAKLSDFGLAKEGPTGDQTHVSTRVVGTYGYAAPEYIMTGHLTARSDVYGFGVVLLEMLLGRRAMDKSRPSRHQNLVEWARPLLINGRKLLKILDPRMEGQYSNRVATDVASLAYRCLSQNPKGRPTMNQVLESLESLQDLPENWEGILFQSSEAAVTLYEAPKEIASDHLEKNSSENGENGSNVHAKGRKKLGNGRSNSEPPPVEFSQYSPSPESERHEPSRRSIDHDRIPRPPAY